One segment of Niveibacterium microcysteis DNA contains the following:
- a CDS encoding OmpA family protein produces MNIVRLRQSLRLLSLAAGFGVVAAHAADNPDVETRKAQTEREARKAQTERAAREAALRTEARKLQAESELRAAVSRAEAAKSSGKPDSARRAAEIAAKQKAEAAAQANVAHPDETPRELTLTLDTPFAADANQLNDDARQALMQVAKLAQSRRLVGPIRIEGHANEPGTDEYRLAVAGHRADLVRDFLVAGVATEQIETIASPVRTWTPPAACDAEASATPADAQCDNPGSSVVTVIHLLEFGTR; encoded by the coding sequence ATGAACATCGTTCGATTGAGGCAGAGCCTGCGGCTGTTAAGCCTTGCGGCCGGCTTTGGTGTGGTGGCTGCGCATGCGGCCGATAACCCGGATGTTGAAACGCGCAAGGCGCAGACCGAACGTGAAGCGCGCAAGGCGCAGACCGAACGTGCAGCGCGCGAAGCGGCGTTGCGTACCGAAGCGCGCAAGCTCCAGGCCGAAAGCGAACTGCGCGCAGCGGTGTCGCGTGCAGAAGCGGCGAAGAGCAGCGGTAAGCCGGATAGTGCGCGCCGCGCCGCCGAGATCGCCGCGAAGCAGAAAGCTGAAGCAGCCGCGCAAGCCAACGTCGCCCATCCGGATGAAACGCCGCGTGAACTCACACTTACCCTCGACACGCCTTTCGCGGCGGATGCCAACCAGCTGAACGACGACGCGCGGCAAGCGCTGATGCAGGTGGCGAAGCTTGCTCAAAGCCGCCGGCTCGTCGGGCCGATCCGGATCGAAGGGCATGCCAACGAGCCCGGCACTGACGAGTATCGGCTCGCCGTGGCTGGGCACCGCGCCGATCTGGTGCGCGACTTTCTGGTTGCAGGGGTGGCGACCGAGCAGATCGAAACGATCGCATCGCCGGTGCGTACCTGGACACCGCCCGCGGCTTGCGACGCGGAAGCGAGCGCGACGCCAGCGGATGCGCAGTGCGACAACCCCGGCTCATCAGTGGTCACGGTGATCCACCTGCTGGAATTCGGCACCCGATGA
- a CDS encoding CHAT domain-containing tetratricopeptide repeat protein gives MKRGAGKRFSPRAPWRQVAAVFGVLSALACGTASGAKLECTKEAASAAAGRSGVLALYDKGCYDEALQRATTLLDGAADRDARTQALLLNDAAVASEKLGRYAEADAFYQRAVGLLQAGPDAALAGTIAGNRAVLQYRVGEYEAALKAYGDAIRILETAPGADQSALSAALSGLGLVEQTLGRHDDAALHLKRALAIDEKLHGPTHADVATDLSNLGDLYRVLGDFDRALPTYQRAYEIRSKVLPPDHADTANSLSKLAYAYENLGQNALALKHYRDALAMRERVLPAGHPFIASAQSSIGDILRRTGQLEAAKPWYVQALAIRRAALPAGHADIADTLHNLGWLLQLQGDGKGVEQHYREALAIREQALGAGHARTADTMARLASVLAARGEVAEALSLAQRAFAIARAAGVPQVEFQTGVLLAARYHAAGRPEQAVFIGKQAINAMQRIRGQSRTLDPALQRSLMQEHGGAYRELAGWLVDLGRLAEAEQVLTMLKEVELADLVQRSDVQRTQADFVGAERAAAQQGDALVASGVSEATELAALQRRQRAGEKLGDTELVRLQALKLRQVQWQVEFEQWVNGLKLAPAAAERAEILHRGSDLQTLVRRDPGAVGLSYIVGEQRLAIVLATGRGSFGREVAISRVELNRRIAALRQAIEARADVLPAAQALHQVLIAPVAAELAQAKATTLVLALTESLRYLPFAALHDGKQFLIERFGLVHWLQAGGVPASGPVTDWQVAGLGAARGAAGFKPLPAVPSELARIVRDAKNPDGTLPGQIKLDAEFDRDGLEDALSGRYNVVHIASHFAFRPGDSNNSVLLLGDGQTISLRELAAMDYLSLQLLTLSACNTASGGGTNENGAEVEGLAAAVRRQGARSVLASLWPVADASTAALMQQFYAGHAGGRAAALRSAQLSLLRGGAKASADDTARGATVAGGRVDQGRAGRRCASMGTSVLLGTFRIEWRLAVSSRPSGAALLRAVALCAMLMVPTRALAAYDAASWRAPDAVLSESAADSAGWQTLDCHGAGCEALLAAIRKRLPPDMQRDNAGRWAVRAEAWHTEQLSHFGPFRADEPVGGEPPTPGTPWLDARYSAVDCDWRGADGAHRISIAAGGVAHYTGPDARERRLSLRRVSGCQRCRAHYLRLAWSDPSDAERGALFVSWSDLEFIRGGEGHMGGFAGWSGQNNTLMECVLRPAQP, from the coding sequence ATGAAGCGCGGCGCCGGAAAGCGCTTTTCGCCTCGTGCACCCTGGCGGCAGGTGGCCGCGGTGTTCGGTGTGCTGAGTGCGCTGGCCTGCGGCACGGCATCGGGCGCCAAGCTCGAATGCACGAAAGAGGCAGCCAGCGCGGCGGCCGGCCGTAGCGGTGTGCTCGCGCTTTACGACAAGGGTTGTTACGACGAGGCGTTGCAGCGCGCGACGACCTTGCTTGACGGTGCTGCCGATCGCGACGCCCGAACGCAGGCGCTGCTGCTGAACGACGCCGCGGTGGCGAGCGAGAAGCTGGGGCGCTACGCCGAGGCCGATGCCTTCTACCAGCGTGCCGTCGGGCTGTTACAGGCAGGGCCAGACGCGGCCCTCGCCGGCACGATCGCCGGCAACCGCGCCGTGCTGCAGTACCGCGTCGGCGAGTACGAGGCGGCGCTGAAGGCCTATGGCGACGCGATCCGTATCCTTGAAACCGCGCCGGGCGCCGACCAGTCCGCACTGAGCGCGGCGCTCAGCGGGCTGGGCCTGGTCGAGCAGACACTGGGCCGGCACGACGATGCCGCGCTGCATCTGAAGCGCGCCCTGGCGATCGACGAGAAGCTGCACGGCCCCACGCATGCGGATGTGGCGACCGACCTGTCGAACCTCGGTGACCTCTATCGGGTGCTGGGCGATTTTGATCGTGCGCTGCCGACCTATCAGCGCGCCTACGAGATCCGCAGCAAGGTATTGCCGCCCGACCACGCCGATACCGCCAACAGCCTCAGCAAGCTGGCCTACGCCTACGAGAACCTGGGCCAGAACGCGCTCGCGCTGAAGCACTACCGTGATGCGCTGGCGATGCGCGAGCGGGTGTTGCCCGCCGGCCACCCGTTCATCGCCAGTGCACAGAGCAGCATTGGCGACATCCTGCGCCGCACCGGCCAGCTTGAAGCGGCGAAGCCCTGGTATGTGCAGGCGCTGGCGATCCGCCGTGCCGCCTTGCCGGCTGGCCATGCCGACATCGCCGACACCTTGCACAACCTTGGCTGGCTGTTGCAGTTGCAGGGTGATGGCAAGGGCGTCGAACAGCACTACCGCGAAGCCCTCGCAATTCGCGAGCAGGCGCTTGGCGCGGGCCATGCCCGCACGGCGGACACGATGGCGCGGCTCGCGAGCGTGCTTGCCGCACGGGGTGAAGTGGCCGAAGCGCTGTCGCTGGCCCAGCGCGCGTTCGCCATCGCGCGCGCCGCTGGCGTGCCGCAGGTGGAATTCCAAACCGGCGTGCTGCTTGCCGCGCGCTACCACGCGGCGGGCCGCCCCGAGCAGGCGGTGTTCATCGGCAAGCAGGCGATCAACGCGATGCAGCGCATCCGTGGCCAGTCGCGCACGCTGGACCCCGCGCTACAGCGCAGCCTGATGCAGGAGCATGGCGGCGCCTATCGCGAACTGGCGGGCTGGTTGGTTGACCTCGGGCGCCTTGCCGAAGCCGAGCAGGTGCTCACGATGCTCAAGGAGGTCGAGCTCGCCGATCTGGTGCAGCGCTCGGATGTGCAGCGCACCCAGGCGGATTTCGTTGGCGCGGAGAGAGCGGCGGCGCAACAGGGCGATGCCCTCGTGGCGAGTGGCGTGTCCGAGGCCACCGAGCTGGCGGCCCTGCAACGGCGCCAGCGCGCCGGTGAGAAACTGGGCGACACGGAGCTGGTTCGACTGCAGGCCTTGAAGCTGCGGCAAGTGCAGTGGCAGGTCGAATTCGAGCAGTGGGTCAATGGGCTCAAACTCGCACCGGCGGCGGCTGAGCGCGCCGAGATCCTGCACCGCGGCAGCGATCTGCAGACCTTGGTGCGGCGCGATCCGGGTGCGGTGGGGTTGTCGTACATCGTGGGCGAGCAGCGGCTGGCGATCGTGCTGGCCACCGGGCGCGGCAGTTTCGGGCGCGAGGTGGCGATCAGCCGGGTCGAGCTCAATCGGCGTATCGCCGCACTGCGGCAAGCCATTGAAGCGCGTGCCGATGTGCTGCCGGCCGCGCAGGCGCTGCATCAGGTATTGATCGCCCCGGTGGCGGCCGAACTGGCGCAGGCCAAGGCGACCACGCTGGTGCTGGCGCTCACCGAATCGCTGCGCTACCTGCCGTTTGCCGCCCTGCACGACGGCAAGCAGTTCCTGATTGAACGCTTCGGTCTGGTGCACTGGCTGCAGGCCGGCGGCGTGCCAGCGAGCGGGCCGGTTACCGACTGGCAGGTGGCAGGGCTCGGCGCCGCACGTGGCGCGGCCGGCTTCAAGCCCCTGCCGGCGGTACCAAGCGAGTTGGCGCGCATCGTTCGTGATGCCAAGAATCCAGATGGCACCCTGCCGGGTCAGATCAAGCTCGATGCCGAGTTCGACCGCGACGGCCTGGAAGATGCGCTGTCCGGCCGCTACAACGTGGTGCACATCGCCAGCCACTTCGCCTTCCGCCCGGGGGATTCGAACAACTCGGTGCTGTTGCTGGGCGACGGGCAGACGATCAGCCTGCGCGAACTCGCGGCGATGGATTACCTGAGCCTGCAACTGCTCACACTATCTGCCTGCAACACCGCAAGCGGTGGCGGCACCAACGAGAATGGCGCCGAGGTCGAGGGCCTTGCCGCGGCGGTGCGCCGGCAGGGCGCGCGCAGCGTGCTCGCGAGCCTGTGGCCTGTGGCTGATGCAAGCACCGCCGCGCTGATGCAGCAGTTCTACGCTGGCCATGCCGGGGGCCGTGCTGCCGCACTTCGCAGCGCGCAACTGAGCCTGCTGCGCGGCGGCGCGAAAGCGTCGGCGGATGACACCGCGCGCGGCGCCACCGTCGCGGGGGGCCGCGTCGACCAAGGCCGCGCCGGGCGACGCTGCGCGTCCATGGGCACATCCGTACTTCTGGGCACCTTTCGTATTGAGTGGAGACTGGCTGTGAGCTCACGACCAAGCGGCGCAGCCTTGCTGCGCGCGGTAGCGCTGTGCGCAATGCTGATGGTGCCCACGCGTGCGCTGGCGGCATACGACGCCGCCAGTTGGCGAGCGCCCGATGCGGTGCTGAGCGAATCGGCCGCCGATTCGGCGGGGTGGCAGACGCTCGATTGCCACGGTGCTGGCTGCGAGGCGCTGCTCGCGGCGATCCGCAAGCGCCTGCCGCCCGACATGCAACGCGACAACGCGGGCAGATGGGCGGTGCGTGCCGAGGCTTGGCATACCGAACAGCTCAGCCACTTCGGCCCGTTCCGCGCCGATGAGCCGGTTGGGGGCGAGCCGCCAACGCCGGGTACGCCGTGGCTCGACGCCCGCTACAGCGCGGTCGATTGCGACTGGCGTGGCGCAGACGGCGCCCACCGTATCAGCATCGCCGCCGGGGGCGTTGCGCACTACACCGGCCCCGACGCGCGCGAGCGCCGGCTCAGCTTACGGCGAGTGAGTGGCTGCCAACGCTGCCGTGCGCACTATCTGCGCCTCGCCTGGAGCGACCCGAGCGACGCGGAGCGGGGTGCCTTGTTTGTCAGCTGGTCCGACCTCGAGTTCATCCGCGGTGGCGAGGGGCACATGGGGGGCTTCGCCGGCTGGTCTGGCCAGAACAACACGCTGATGGAATGTGTGCTGCGGCCGGCGCAGCCCTGA
- a CDS encoding LysR family transcriptional regulator — MDQLDALRIFLRVADMASFTQAAQSLGLPKASISMAVQRLETQLGTRLLHRTTRRVQMTPDGQTFYDRSKDLLADIEELQGMFKQGALQLQGRLRVDMPLGVARAIVIPQLPAFMQTHPGLQIELSSTDRRIDLVREGFDCVLRVGPLGDSSLVARPLGRYRMINCASPAYFAAFGMPQTLDDLSRHRLIHYASALGGNPPGFEYTASGQDDTAQFVAMAGALTVNNSDAYQAACLAGLGLIQVPEPGIKPLLASGALVEVLPQFRAAPMPVSILYGNRRNVSRRLQVFMNWLGEIMQPHLQG; from the coding sequence GTGGATCAACTCGATGCATTGCGGATCTTCCTGCGGGTGGCCGACATGGCGAGCTTCACGCAGGCAGCGCAAAGCCTGGGCTTGCCCAAAGCAAGCATTTCGATGGCCGTGCAGAGGCTTGAAACGCAGCTCGGCACACGGCTGCTCCATCGCACCACACGCCGGGTGCAGATGACGCCCGACGGGCAGACCTTCTACGACCGCAGCAAGGATCTGCTGGCCGATATCGAAGAGCTGCAAGGCATGTTCAAACAGGGCGCACTGCAACTGCAGGGCCGACTGCGGGTGGACATGCCGCTGGGTGTTGCGCGCGCGATCGTGATTCCGCAGTTGCCCGCCTTCATGCAAACGCACCCGGGCCTGCAGATCGAGCTGAGCAGCACCGACCGGCGCATCGACCTCGTGCGCGAGGGCTTCGACTGTGTGCTTCGCGTCGGGCCGCTCGGCGATTCAAGCTTGGTGGCGCGGCCACTCGGCCGCTACCGCATGATCAACTGCGCAAGCCCCGCATACTTCGCGGCGTTCGGCATGCCACAGACGCTCGATGACCTCTCACGGCATCGGCTGATCCACTACGCCTCGGCACTCGGTGGCAACCCCCCGGGCTTTGAATACACGGCCTCCGGGCAGGATGACACCGCGCAGTTCGTCGCGATGGCCGGTGCGCTGACGGTGAACAACTCGGATGCCTACCAGGCCGCGTGCCTCGCCGGCCTTGGCCTGATCCAGGTGCCGGAACCGGGCATCAAACCCTTGCTGGCCAGCGGCGCGCTGGTCGAAGTGTTGCCTCAATTCCGCGCGGCACCGATGCCGGTTTCGATTTTGTACGGCAACCGCCGCAACGTGTCTCGCCGCCTGCAGGTGTTCATGAACTGGCTGGGCGAGATCATGCAGCCGCATCTGCAAGGCTGA
- a CDS encoding SDR family NAD(P)-dependent oxidoreductase, producing MTRKIALITGGSRGLGRNAALKLAARGVDIILTYRNQQTEADAAVAEIEALGARAVALRLDVADSTSFAAFAAEIRSQLQTRWQRDRFDYLFNNAGAGVHAGFAETTEAQFDQMMAIHLKGVFFLTQAMLPLIADGGRILNVSSGLARFALPGYAAYAAMKGAVEVLTRYLAKELGPRGIAVNVLAPGAIETDFGGGAVRDNAQLNAFVASQTALGRVGQPDDIGDLVAALFSDDARWVNAQRIEASGGMFL from the coding sequence ATGACCCGCAAGATCGCACTCATCACCGGTGGCAGCCGTGGCCTTGGCCGCAATGCCGCGCTCAAGCTCGCCGCCCGTGGCGTCGACATCATCCTCACCTACCGCAACCAGCAGACCGAGGCTGACGCCGCCGTCGCCGAGATCGAGGCCCTCGGCGCGCGCGCGGTGGCGCTGCGGCTGGATGTGGCTGACAGCACATCGTTCGCCGCCTTCGCCGCCGAAATCCGGAGTCAGCTGCAAACGCGGTGGCAGCGCGATCGCTTCGACTACCTGTTCAACAACGCCGGGGCTGGCGTCCACGCAGGCTTCGCAGAAACCACCGAAGCGCAGTTCGACCAGATGATGGCCATCCACCTCAAGGGCGTGTTCTTCCTCACGCAAGCCATGCTGCCGCTGATCGCCGACGGCGGGCGCATTCTCAATGTATCGAGCGGCCTCGCACGCTTCGCACTGCCGGGCTACGCCGCCTACGCGGCGATGAAGGGTGCCGTCGAGGTGCTGACGCGCTACCTGGCAAAGGAACTCGGCCCGCGCGGCATCGCGGTGAACGTGCTTGCCCCCGGCGCGATCGAAACGGACTTTGGCGGGGGTGCGGTGCGCGACAACGCCCAGCTCAACGCCTTCGTCGCCTCGCAAACCGCGCTCGGCCGCGTCGGCCAGCCCGACGACATTGGCGACCTCGTCGCTGCGCTGTTCTCGGACGACGCCCGCTGGGTCAACGCCCAGCGCATCGAAGCCTCGGGCGGCATGTTCCTGTAG
- a CDS encoding tetratricopeptide repeat protein, whose translation MSFTLTVWAQPENLPLPTDVMQAQAQLDAVQDTPGTQPEPRFLALARALDARFPNTEDGDGDMYDHGLEILEQRPDNDRYYNIGLWARDDSFEVGFNHLVVQANNLGLHVMDGQNGAVYLANGEVLAFGAHSRTARLDDAVSRKDWPAAWGECRRLAPRKEAEAWVVCGLMVTQGRMAPANPALGAALAQFSGVDATKDRRVEWCLKKVPPALEAERARLLAGLRAAADVLAYVDAELQRAPAPAAGGGGAAPSTPPDAATAAAATAMGIDPALVARAEAGSAQAQCKLAIDFLHATEAAVPGSGKLALLWLERSAAQGQSLAQALLGEGLLRGWRGFPIDMERGIASLESAAAADDVDGLNFLAQFLYEKSVRRPPGADRIEKRSDPTSLRYQARVPELLMRAAALGSPRALFWLAVRLYDEVGTPRDDIAAKAVMQLARTRAAKVCAEHPGVLPVLTPTPDESAEVLALARELGADIKQLPALLKARLAARTPAPAPVVTSRTTSRSMPVSAAQTESELEDEPDDAPRRALHGGHVALVIGALSLAVLLTLAPSVGRGGLKVLVLLVSLIGAWGVWRSTADLAWDEAKRAFLAVLALIPGVGFIVCIAVLLRVVRGE comes from the coding sequence ATGAGCTTTACGCTGACTGTCTGGGCTCAGCCCGAGAATCTGCCCCTGCCTACCGATGTGATGCAGGCGCAAGCCCAGCTCGATGCAGTGCAGGACACACCGGGCACGCAGCCCGAACCACGCTTCCTGGCGCTGGCGCGCGCGCTGGATGCCCGCTTTCCGAACACCGAAGACGGTGACGGCGACATGTACGACCACGGGCTGGAGATCCTCGAGCAGCGCCCGGATAACGACCGCTACTACAACATCGGCCTGTGGGCGCGCGACGACAGCTTCGAAGTGGGCTTCAATCACCTGGTGGTGCAGGCCAACAACCTCGGTTTGCATGTGATGGATGGCCAGAACGGCGCTGTGTATCTCGCCAACGGCGAGGTGCTGGCCTTCGGAGCCCATTCACGCACCGCGAGGCTGGACGACGCGGTTTCACGCAAGGATTGGCCGGCCGCGTGGGGCGAGTGTCGTCGCCTCGCGCCGCGCAAAGAAGCCGAGGCGTGGGTGGTGTGTGGGCTGATGGTGACGCAGGGCCGCATGGCGCCGGCAAACCCCGCGCTGGGGGCTGCGCTGGCCCAGTTCAGCGGTGTCGATGCGACCAAGGATCGGCGCGTCGAGTGGTGCCTGAAAAAGGTGCCGCCGGCCCTCGAGGCAGAACGGGCGCGCCTGCTCGCCGGCCTGCGCGCGGCGGCCGATGTGCTGGCCTATGTCGACGCCGAACTGCAGCGCGCGCCGGCCCCTGCGGCGGGGGGCGGTGGCGCTGCGCCGAGCACACCGCCCGATGCCGCCACCGCAGCCGCCGCGACCGCGATGGGCATCGACCCCGCGCTGGTGGCACGGGCCGAGGCGGGCAGCGCGCAGGCGCAATGCAAGCTGGCGATCGATTTCCTCCATGCTACGGAAGCGGCTGTGCCGGGCTCGGGCAAGCTTGCGCTGCTGTGGCTCGAACGATCCGCCGCGCAGGGGCAAAGTCTGGCGCAGGCGCTGCTCGGCGAAGGCTTGCTGCGCGGCTGGCGCGGTTTTCCGATCGACATGGAGCGCGGCATCGCTTCGCTGGAGTCGGCTGCCGCTGCGGATGACGTCGATGGCCTCAACTTCCTCGCCCAGTTCCTCTACGAAAAGAGCGTGCGCCGCCCGCCCGGCGCAGACAGGATCGAGAAGCGTAGCGACCCGACCAGCCTGCGGTACCAGGCCCGCGTGCCGGAACTGTTGATGCGTGCAGCCGCGCTGGGCAGCCCGCGCGCACTGTTCTGGCTTGCGGTGCGCCTTTACGACGAAGTTGGCACGCCGCGCGACGACATTGCCGCCAAGGCGGTGATGCAACTCGCGCGCACCCGCGCCGCCAAGGTCTGCGCGGAACATCCGGGCGTGCTCCCGGTGCTCACCCCCACGCCGGACGAATCCGCCGAGGTGCTGGCGCTGGCGCGCGAGCTGGGCGCCGACATCAAGCAACTCCCCGCGCTGCTCAAAGCACGCCTTGCCGCGCGCACCCCTGCGCCAGCGCCGGTCGTTACGTCGCGGACGACGTCCAGGTCGATGCCCGTGTCGGCGGCACAAACCGAATCGGAGCTTGAGGATGAGCCCGACGATGCGCCCCGCCGCGCCTTGCACGGTGGCCATGTCGCGCTTGTGATCGGCGCGCTTAGCCTTGCCGTGCTGTTGACGCTCGCACCATCAGTGGGACGCGGTGGCCTCAAGGTGCTTGTACTCTTGGTGAGCCTTATCGGCGCCTGGGGGGTCTGGCGTAGCACCGCGGACCTTGCCTGGGATGAAGCCAAACGTGCCTTCCTCGCCGTGCTCGCGCTGATCCCCGGCGTCGGTTTCATTGTCTGCATTGCAGTGCTGTTGCGCGTGGTGAGGGGAGAGTAG
- a CDS encoding SDR family oxidoreductase — MSRMLEGKRILVTQAGDFMGPALCDALTAQGAIVVASEPALVAPDAASEVVAAAGPVDVLVANLAIAAPTTPAVDVGDDEWRSTFAALVDPLPRLVRAVVPGMLARGGGKILVMGSASALRGMRRASTYSAARGAQLAYVQAIGVELAPRNIQVNAIAQNFVDNPTYFPPAVQQDPRFQDRLKREVPLGRLVSASEDAAFAAYLCSDAADCFIGQVFPVCGGWAIR; from the coding sequence ATGTCCCGTATGCTCGAAGGCAAGCGCATTCTCGTCACCCAGGCTGGCGACTTCATGGGGCCGGCGTTGTGTGATGCGCTCACCGCGCAAGGCGCCATCGTTGTCGCCAGCGAACCGGCGCTCGTCGCACCCGATGCCGCAAGTGAAGTCGTCGCCGCCGCGGGCCCTGTGGATGTGCTGGTCGCCAATCTCGCGATTGCGGCGCCGACGACACCGGCGGTCGATGTCGGCGACGACGAGTGGCGCAGCACCTTCGCCGCCCTGGTCGACCCGTTGCCGCGGCTGGTTCGCGCGGTGGTGCCGGGCATGCTGGCGCGTGGCGGCGGCAAGATCCTCGTCATGGGCAGCGCCTCCGCGCTGCGCGGCATGCGCCGGGCTTCCACCTACAGCGCGGCGCGGGGCGCGCAGCTCGCCTATGTGCAAGCGATCGGTGTTGAATTGGCGCCGCGCAACATCCAGGTCAACGCCATCGCACAGAACTTCGTCGACAACCCGACCTACTTCCCGCCAGCCGTCCAGCAAGACCCGCGCTTCCAGGACCGGCTCAAACGTGAAGTGCCGCTGGGCCGCCTGGTCAGCGCCAGCGAAGACGCAGCCTTCGCCGCCTACCTATGCAGCGACGCCGCCGACTGCTTCATCGGCCAAGTCTTCCCGGTGTGCGGCGGTTGGGCGATTCGCTGA
- the gltS gene encoding sodium/glutamate symporter — MVQLDIYGTLVAASLVLLTGRLLVGRIAVLKTYTIPEPVAGGLLVALALLAAHATTGFQMRFDTGLQAPMMLTFFACIGLNADLASLRHGGRRLLVLLGVVLGLLALQNLLGMGLATLLGLDPLIGLLAGSITLSGGHGTGAAWGAVFAERYGLASMTELAMACATFGLVLGGLLGGPVARYLTAGLRLPGQRGAGDASPTAFEAPDTVRLITAPAMIETLALIACCLMGGHAIAGVLKGTAFELPVFVCTLFVGVILRNGLAALGLYQVFERAVSVLGNVALALFLAMALMSLRLWELSALALPMLVILLTQAALMAAYAIFVTFRVMGRNYDAAVVAAGHCGFGLGATPTAIANMQAVTDRFGPSQVAFLIVPMVGAFFIDIANALVIKGFLLVVDLIR; from the coding sequence ATGGTGCAGCTCGATATCTACGGAACCCTGGTCGCGGCCTCGCTGGTCTTGCTCACCGGCCGCCTGTTGGTGGGGAGGATCGCCGTACTCAAGACCTACACGATTCCCGAACCGGTGGCGGGCGGCCTGCTGGTGGCGCTGGCATTGCTCGCGGCGCACGCCACCACCGGTTTCCAGATGCGATTCGATACCGGGCTCCAGGCGCCGATGATGCTGACCTTCTTTGCCTGCATCGGGCTTAACGCCGATCTGGCGAGCCTGCGCCACGGCGGCCGCCGGCTCTTGGTGCTGCTCGGTGTGGTGCTCGGCTTGCTGGCGCTGCAGAACCTGCTTGGGATGGGGCTGGCGACGCTGTTGGGGCTCGATCCGCTGATCGGGCTGCTGGCAGGGTCGATCACCCTTTCGGGCGGTCACGGCACCGGGGCGGCATGGGGCGCCGTGTTTGCCGAACGCTACGGCTTGGCTTCGATGACCGAACTGGCGATGGCCTGCGCCACCTTCGGGCTGGTGCTGGGTGGTTTGCTGGGCGGGCCGGTTGCGCGCTACCTGACTGCGGGTCTTCGCTTGCCCGGCCAGCGCGGGGCGGGGGACGCTTCGCCGACCGCGTTCGAAGCGCCGGATACGGTGCGTTTGATCACCGCGCCCGCGATGATCGAAACGCTGGCCCTGATCGCCTGCTGCCTGATGGGCGGGCATGCGATTGCCGGCGTGCTCAAGGGCACGGCCTTCGAGTTGCCGGTGTTCGTGTGCACCCTGTTTGTCGGCGTGATCCTGCGCAACGGCCTGGCGGCACTCGGGCTCTACCAGGTCTTCGAGCGCGCGGTGTCGGTGCTGGGCAACGTTGCGCTGGCGCTGTTCCTGGCCATGGCGCTGATGTCGCTGCGCCTGTGGGAGCTCTCTGCGCTGGCCTTGCCGATGCTGGTGATCCTGCTCACCCAGGCGGCGCTGATGGCGGCCTACGCGATCTTCGTCACCTTCCGGGTCATGGGGCGCAATTACGACGCGGCCGTGGTCGCGGCTGGGCATTGCGGATTCGGCCTGGGCGCGACCCCGACCGCGATTGCCAACATGCAGGCGGTGACTGATCGCTTCGGCCCTTCGCAGGTGGCGTTTCTGATCGTGCCAATGGTGGGCGCCTTCTTCATCGACATCGCCAACGCGCTGGTGATCAAGGGCTTTCTGCTGGTCGTGGATCTGATCCGCTGA